In Paraburkholderia sp. PGU19, a single window of DNA contains:
- a CDS encoding RidA family protein: MTIDITDRLGQLGMTLPPAPSPRGAYTGVVIHHDIAYVSGQVSRVGEQVIAGPVDHTTPPEVIRHAAHTCVLRALSALAAALPPATTVERILFLRGFVNAVPDFVNHSQVLDEASSLLHEIFGEMGRHARSAIGVASLPGGGLLEIELTVSLTHEADRHQPDATPQHDAR, from the coding sequence ATGACGATCGATATCACGGACCGGCTTGGGCAACTGGGCATGACACTGCCACCCGCGCCATCGCCACGAGGCGCCTACACGGGTGTGGTGATCCATCACGACATCGCTTACGTCAGCGGCCAGGTCAGCCGCGTCGGCGAACAGGTGATCGCTGGCCCCGTCGATCACACGACGCCGCCCGAGGTAATCCGGCACGCCGCACACACTTGCGTGCTGCGTGCGTTGAGCGCGCTCGCGGCAGCGCTGCCACCCGCGACGACGGTCGAGCGCATTCTCTTTCTGCGCGGCTTCGTCAACGCCGTGCCCGACTTCGTGAACCACAGCCAGGTGCTGGACGAAGCCTCGTCGCTGCTGCACGAAATCTTTGGCGAAATGGGCCGGCACGCGAGATCGGCAATCGGCGTTGCCAGCCTGCCTGGCGGTGGGCTGCTCGAAATCGAACTCACTGTTTCGCTAACGCACGAAGCCGATCGACATCAGCCAGACGCAACGCCACAACACGACGCCAGATAG
- a CDS encoding response regulator transcription factor, with amino-acid sequence MIVDDHPIIREGMAHLLNLQGDLHVCCTAGSVEEALAAMSCHPDMAIVDISLQSDFGLDLVRTLRHRYPDLAILVLSMHDEGLFAERALRSGANGYLMKLEATEHVVSAIREVLAGSIYLSTAMHEKLARALTVQHKKPEGSIGNLSEREFAVLHLIGLGFSTREIAEKLNRSVKTIEAHKANIKEKLNIRSGKELMRFAIQWTESQ; translated from the coding sequence CTGATTGTGGATGATCATCCCATCATCCGCGAAGGGATGGCGCATCTGCTGAATTTGCAGGGGGATCTGCATGTGTGCTGTACGGCCGGCAGCGTCGAAGAAGCGCTGGCGGCGATGTCCTGCCATCCCGACATGGCCATTGTGGACATCAGCCTGCAATCGGATTTCGGCCTGGATCTGGTCAGGACGCTTCGCCATCGCTACCCGGATCTGGCTATCCTCGTCCTCAGTATGCACGACGAAGGCCTCTTTGCCGAACGCGCACTACGGTCGGGAGCAAACGGATACCTGATGAAACTCGAGGCCACAGAGCACGTGGTGAGCGCCATTCGCGAAGTGCTGGCAGGCAGTATCTATCTGAGCACCGCCATGCATGAAAAGCTCGCGCGAGCGCTTACCGTACAGCACAAGAAGCCGGAGGGTTCAATTGGGAACCTTTCAGAGCGCGAGTTCGCGGTCCTGCACCTGATTGGACTCGGCTTCAGCACGCGCGAAATCGCCGAGAAACTAAATCGCAGCGTAAAGACCATCGAGGCGCACAAGGCCAACATCAAGGAAAAGCTCAATATCCGCAGCGGCAAGGAGTTGATGCGCTTTGCGATTCAGTGGACCGAGAGCCAATAG
- a CDS encoding PhzF family phenazine biosynthesis protein has protein sequence MSLRPQVELVSVFAAGPGGGNPAPIVIDAAGMSDAEMQAVARHYGHESGFVLPAAPGSKCDYEFRFWVPNHEMSMCGHATVGAVWLLHQAGRLQRDRLTLQTRSGQVAVRITGCTDQGAAVEISQPMGRVEPLPQDSQGEILDALGIGDAQLAPLPIQNACTSRVKTLIPLSSPAVLDALQPRFDRIEAVCERIGSTGLYPYATFDAGRQIFDARQFPRASGYPEDAATGIAASALSFGLLANGMVEASTRTITIRQGRAMRRPSQISVRFSVESGHVDGCWLGGPVCFETRIGTPS, from the coding sequence ATGTCTTTGCGCCCTCAAGTCGAACTCGTCAGCGTGTTTGCCGCCGGTCCCGGCGGCGGCAACCCGGCGCCCATCGTGATCGACGCCGCCGGTATGTCTGACGCGGAAATGCAGGCCGTCGCGCGGCACTACGGCCACGAAAGCGGCTTCGTCCTGCCCGCCGCGCCCGGCTCCAAATGCGATTACGAATTCCGCTTCTGGGTCCCAAACCACGAGATGTCGATGTGCGGCCACGCCACCGTCGGCGCAGTCTGGCTGCTCCATCAAGCCGGACGCCTGCAGCGCGACCGGCTGACCCTTCAGACGCGCAGCGGCCAGGTCGCTGTCCGCATCACCGGATGCACGGATCAGGGCGCTGCCGTCGAAATCTCTCAGCCCATGGGCCGCGTCGAGCCGCTGCCGCAGGATAGCCAAGGCGAGATCCTCGACGCGCTCGGCATCGGTGACGCGCAACTCGCGCCCTTGCCGATCCAGAACGCCTGCACCAGCCGGGTCAAGACGCTGATTCCGCTCAGCAGCCCCGCCGTTCTCGACGCCCTTCAGCCGCGCTTCGACAGAATCGAAGCCGTGTGCGAGCGCATCGGCTCCACCGGCCTTTACCCTTACGCGACTTTCGATGCCGGTCGGCAGATCTTCGATGCCCGGCAGTTCCCGCGCGCTTCAGGCTATCCGGAAGACGCAGCCACCGGGATCGCAGCCTCCGCGCTGTCGTTCGGCCTGCTCGCCAATGGCATGGTGGAAGCGTCCACGCGGACCATCACGATCCGCCAGGGACGCGCGATGAGACGCCCGTCGCAAATCTCGGTGCGTTTCAGCGTCGAGTCCGGTCACGTGGACGGCTGCTGGCTCGGCGGACCCGTCTGCTTTGAAACACGCATTGGGACTCCATCATGA
- the pstS gene encoding phosphate ABC transporter substrate-binding protein PstS: MDTRFQRIATVSIPALLAETARHLGQMLRCVAVICVVASHAPAAQAAGAVTGAGSTFFDPLAQKWAASYFHKTGRQVSFLPNGSGNGIDQLKAAKVSFSASDMPLKPDELRAAGLFQFPVAAGGLVPVVHLDGIAPGQLHLTGALLADIYLGKITEWNDPAIKAVNPGLALPDLKIVVVHRSDRSGSTFNWTNYLCAVSAQWREQVGSGLTVKWPVGLNATSSQIVATYVKRIEGAIGYVELAYTGPAPLTYATVQNKSGAYVEPSASSFRAAVETVAWGRKDDFYQLATNPPGERAWPIPGVVFILLKAGDKAGSSAALALFRWALHEGREDAVAENYGIPPPDLVGEIEEYWAQNLPAGQDSELTAVGSAKSPSMVRVSKSPAPGL; this comes from the coding sequence ATGGATACTAGATTTCAGCGGATCGCAACTGTTTCGATCCCCGCACTCCTTGCTGAAACGGCCCGCCACCTGGGGCAGATGCTACGTTGTGTCGCGGTTATATGCGTCGTCGCGAGTCATGCTCCGGCAGCACAGGCGGCGGGTGCGGTCACGGGCGCCGGCTCGACCTTCTTCGATCCCCTGGCGCAGAAGTGGGCGGCCTCCTACTTCCACAAGACCGGCCGGCAAGTGAGCTTTCTTCCGAATGGGTCCGGGAACGGAATTGATCAGCTGAAAGCGGCCAAGGTGAGTTTTAGTGCCTCGGACATGCCGCTGAAACCAGACGAATTGCGCGCAGCCGGGCTCTTCCAGTTTCCGGTAGCGGCGGGCGGTCTCGTGCCGGTGGTCCACCTCGATGGCATCGCCCCGGGACAGTTGCACCTGACGGGTGCGCTGCTGGCGGACATCTACCTCGGCAAGATCACGGAATGGAACGACCCGGCCATCAAGGCGGTTAATCCCGGGCTCGCGCTCCCTGATCTGAAAATCGTCGTGGTGCATCGCAGTGATCGGTCCGGGTCGACCTTCAACTGGACGAACTACCTGTGCGCAGTGAGTGCGCAATGGCGCGAGCAGGTGGGCAGCGGCCTGACGGTCAAGTGGCCCGTGGGGCTCAACGCCACGAGCAGCCAGATCGTCGCCACCTACGTCAAGCGGATCGAAGGCGCGATCGGCTATGTTGAACTGGCCTACACGGGTCCCGCGCCCCTTACCTATGCGACCGTTCAGAATAAAAGCGGTGCGTACGTCGAGCCATCGGCCTCGAGTTTCAGGGCTGCGGTGGAAACAGTGGCATGGGGCCGGAAGGACGATTTCTATCAGCTTGCCACCAATCCTCCGGGCGAACGGGCCTGGCCAATTCCGGGCGTCGTGTTTATCTTGTTGAAAGCCGGGGACAAGGCCGGCTCAAGCGCCGCGCTAGCGCTCTTCCGGTGGGCTCTGCACGAGGGCCGTGAAGACGCAGTCGCTGAAAATTACGGCATCCCGCCGCCGGACCTGGTCGGGGAGATAGAAGAGTACTGGGCGCAGAACCTGCCCGCCGGGCAAGACAGCGAACTCACCGCCGTCGGCTCGGCGAAGAGCCCAAGCATGGTCCGCGTAAGCAAATCGCCGGCACCGGGCTTATGA
- a CDS encoding DoxX family protein: MERNQNVEPTTPKATFPAIIATPIVRARHLVERLAQPWLVQFVLRIALAVPFWRSGILKWHGFLQLNDTAIDLFTDEFKLHLPGGPYPFPAPAVFAFLSACGEVTFPVLLVLGFGTRFAAVGMLLMTCIIELTVPDGWPVHITWAAMALAIAAWGPGHISIDYLLGDRSSRT, translated from the coding sequence ATGGAGCGTAATCAGAATGTCGAGCCAACAACACCCAAGGCGACTTTTCCAGCCATCATCGCGACGCCGATCGTGCGCGCGCGACACCTCGTGGAAAGACTCGCCCAACCCTGGCTAGTGCAATTCGTTCTGCGGATCGCGCTCGCCGTACCGTTCTGGAGATCCGGAATCCTCAAGTGGCATGGCTTCCTCCAGCTCAACGACACGGCGATCGACCTGTTCACCGACGAGTTCAAGTTGCATCTTCCCGGCGGGCCGTATCCATTTCCCGCCCCGGCAGTCTTCGCGTTTCTGTCCGCGTGCGGCGAGGTCACGTTCCCGGTCCTGCTCGTGCTCGGCTTCGGCACACGGTTCGCTGCGGTGGGCATGCTGCTGATGACCTGCATCATCGAACTGACCGTTCCGGACGGCTGGCCGGTCCATATCACCTGGGCCGCAATGGCGCTGGCGATTGCTGCGTGGGGCCCCGGCCATATTTCGATCGACTATCTGCTCGGAGACCGGTCGAGCCGCACATGA
- a CDS encoding MASE1 domain-containing protein: MVTIRVQSRFGLFLRTVLVASAYFAGAKIGLAYAVVGGAISLVWPSSGIALVALLALGFAVAPGIAIGSFLANLSVGVPVAVAAMIGVGAMVAALTAAILLDRAARFRIALESTNDVVAFIGLAAVMSTAVSALIGATAVLAGGLMPVAEYGTAFLKWWLGDMMGVLVVAPPLFSILTYSNPVRSMRQTVEMCGLMLTTFWVSYLIFGAPQLAGHGYYPAALAIFPFIIWAALRFDRHVTSIATLTVSVVAIWGTTHGTGPFAAESPVDSLVRWCAFTNVVAATGLLLVAARAREHRTYSQLQEAHIELERRVQARTEDLEITNQELKAEMGRRRLLEGELIHIGDQEQRRIGRELHDGLGQQLTSLGLYCAALHQKLQTEGHPAAADATTIVGLVKQASLMTRRIAHGLDPVAMEYGGLAVALQALAETARTLNGIDCTLRIAPDVDMPDPLIQINLYRAAQEAVNNALKYSHCRRIWIALEQADGMRTLSVSDDGTGVGQEEMERASGLGLHNLRHRASLLGGSCSVSRNAFGGTTVAISYPLPEGPGCARENR; encoded by the coding sequence ATGGTTACCATTCGGGTCCAATCCAGGTTCGGCCTTTTTCTGCGTACCGTGCTAGTTGCATCGGCATATTTCGCAGGCGCAAAGATTGGGCTTGCCTATGCGGTTGTGGGCGGCGCAATTTCTCTGGTATGGCCTTCCAGCGGCATCGCTCTTGTTGCGCTGCTCGCTCTGGGCTTCGCAGTTGCCCCGGGAATAGCCATTGGCTCCTTTCTTGCCAACCTTTCGGTGGGCGTGCCTGTCGCTGTGGCCGCGATGATTGGCGTAGGCGCGATGGTCGCAGCCTTGACGGCGGCCATATTGTTAGACCGCGCGGCCCGATTCCGAATCGCGCTTGAAAGTACCAATGACGTGGTGGCATTCATTGGCCTCGCTGCAGTGATGAGCACGGCGGTCAGTGCGCTGATTGGCGCGACCGCCGTGCTTGCAGGAGGCCTGATGCCCGTCGCCGAGTACGGCACAGCGTTTCTGAAATGGTGGCTCGGTGACATGATGGGGGTGCTCGTCGTGGCACCGCCCCTGTTCAGCATCCTCACGTATTCGAACCCTGTGCGCTCCATGCGGCAGACCGTAGAAATGTGCGGACTGATGCTTACGACCTTCTGGGTGAGTTACCTTATCTTCGGCGCGCCGCAGCTTGCCGGGCACGGCTATTATCCTGCCGCCCTGGCAATCTTTCCGTTTATCATCTGGGCGGCTTTGCGCTTCGATCGCCATGTCACAAGCATCGCCACATTGACGGTTTCAGTCGTGGCGATCTGGGGTACCACGCATGGCACGGGTCCATTCGCCGCCGAGTCTCCTGTGGATAGTCTCGTGAGGTGGTGCGCCTTCACGAACGTCGTGGCGGCAACGGGACTGCTGCTTGTGGCCGCACGAGCGCGTGAGCACCGTACCTATAGTCAGCTGCAGGAAGCCCACATCGAATTGGAACGGCGCGTCCAGGCACGAACCGAAGATCTGGAAATAACAAACCAGGAGTTAAAGGCGGAGATGGGTCGACGCCGTCTGTTGGAAGGCGAGTTGATCCATATTGGCGATCAGGAGCAAAGACGGATCGGCCGGGAACTGCATGACGGACTTGGACAACAGTTGACCAGCCTGGGTCTGTACTGTGCCGCCCTCCATCAGAAACTGCAAACCGAGGGTCACCCGGCCGCCGCCGACGCCACGACTATCGTAGGATTGGTTAAGCAGGCGTCCTTGATGACCCGCCGAATTGCCCATGGCCTTGACCCGGTCGCCATGGAATATGGTGGCCTCGCGGTCGCACTGCAAGCGCTGGCCGAAACAGCTCGCACGCTCAATGGGATCGATTGCACGCTGCGGATTGCGCCTGACGTGGACATGCCGGACCCGCTGATCCAGATCAACCTCTACCGTGCGGCACAGGAAGCCGTCAACAACGCGCTGAAATATAGCCACTGCCGCCGCATCTGGATCGCACTTGAGCAGGCAGACGGCATGCGGACGCTCTCCGTCAGTGACGACGGAACGGGCGTCGGCCAGGAGGAAATGGAACGTGCCTCGGGATTAGGACTTCACAACCTTCGTCACCGCGCAAGCCTTCTGGGCGGCTCTTGCAGCGTGAGCCGCAATGCTTTCGGAGGCACCACGGTCGCCATCAGTTATCCGCTACCGGAGGGCCCGGGCTGTGCAAGAGAAAACCGTTAG
- the glnP gene encoding glutamine ABC transporter permease GlnP, whose translation MNFDWAALIAALPDLLQGLRLTLLIALTGLAGGVALGVIAGVTLTYGGQAAAFPAQMYVALIRGTPIVVQVMFVYFALPIMMDIRISATSAAIITLIVNSGAYNAEIIRGALQAVPGGLREAGMAMGLPFHTTLAHVIAPIAFRRALPAMGNQFVNLVKDTSIFLVIGVGELTRRGQEIMAENFRAVEIWTAVAVIYLLVISLLALGLRVLERRVRLP comes from the coding sequence ATGAACTTCGATTGGGCGGCCCTCATTGCTGCATTGCCGGACCTGCTGCAAGGACTTCGGCTGACCCTACTGATCGCGCTGACGGGACTGGCGGGCGGCGTCGCGCTCGGTGTCATCGCGGGCGTGACGCTGACCTACGGCGGTCAGGCCGCAGCGTTTCCGGCACAGATGTACGTCGCCTTGATTCGCGGCACGCCAATCGTGGTCCAGGTCATGTTCGTGTACTTCGCGCTGCCGATCATGATGGACATCCGCATCAGCGCTACCAGCGCCGCCATCATCACGTTGATCGTCAATTCCGGCGCCTACAACGCGGAGATTATCCGTGGCGCGCTCCAGGCCGTGCCGGGCGGATTGCGTGAGGCTGGCATGGCGATGGGGCTGCCATTTCATACCACGCTGGCTCACGTCATTGCACCCATCGCATTCAGACGCGCGCTGCCGGCAATGGGCAACCAGTTCGTCAATCTGGTCAAGGACACCTCGATCTTTCTCGTCATCGGCGTGGGCGAACTGACGCGCAGAGGACAGGAAATCATGGCCGAGAATTTTCGGGCAGTTGAGATCTGGACTGCCGTGGCGGTCATCTATCTGCTCGTCATCAGCCTGCTTGCACTCGGCCTGCGAGTGCTCGAACGGAGAGTACGCCTGCCATGA
- a CDS encoding transporter substrate-binding domain-containing protein produces MNRRQLLQLGLAAGPAILLSRSVRAADAELVVGSNVGAPPFAFKQGDTYSGFDVEVWSEVAKGLNRKWRLQPMEFGALIPALQTHNLDVIVSQLFIKPERQQVIDFSTPYYKSGLIALTRIDNTSIRTPADLAGKRIGTETGTVAVNYIKDHIKDATLEQLPSINNALLALEAGRTDVVVYDKPQLLYYAYTAGKNKVRVILPALEGLDVGMGFQKGSPLVAAANVQLAAMKADGRLAALNRKWFGEASS; encoded by the coding sequence ATGAATCGACGTCAATTGCTGCAACTGGGCCTCGCAGCCGGGCCCGCCATCTTGCTGTCCCGTTCCGTCCGGGCAGCCGACGCCGAACTGGTGGTCGGCTCCAACGTGGGCGCCCCGCCGTTCGCGTTCAAACAGGGCGATACCTATTCCGGTTTCGACGTCGAGGTCTGGAGCGAAGTCGCGAAGGGATTGAACCGGAAATGGCGCCTGCAACCGATGGAATTCGGCGCGCTGATCCCGGCGCTGCAGACGCACAATCTCGACGTGATCGTCTCGCAGCTGTTCATCAAGCCGGAGCGGCAACAGGTGATCGATTTTTCGACGCCGTACTACAAAAGCGGTCTGATCGCGTTGACCCGCATTGACAACACCAGCATCCGCACCCCAGCCGATCTCGCTGGTAAGCGCATCGGCACCGAGACGGGCACGGTCGCGGTCAACTACATCAAGGATCACATCAAGGACGCCACGCTGGAGCAACTGCCTAGCATCAATAACGCGCTGCTCGCGCTGGAAGCAGGCCGCACCGATGTCGTCGTCTATGACAAGCCGCAACTGCTCTACTACGCCTACACCGCCGGGAAAAACAAGGTCCGGGTCATCCTGCCCGCTCTGGAGGGTCTCGACGTCGGCATGGGCTTTCAGAAAGGCAGCCCGCTCGTTGCAGCGGCTAACGTTCAGCTCGCTGCGATGAAGGCGGATGGACGGCTCGCCGCGCTCAACCGTAAATGGTTCGGCGAGGCGTCGTCATGA
- a CDS encoding DUF1109 domain-containing protein, which produces MKTRDLVAWLASDVSPVERNAVPKRLGRALMLGLIGDTALLIALYGVRSDMPELILTMMFWVRLAFPLATVAAAMKLAERLGRPGASPGFAWFAAALPVVTMLLVTGSILLATPPGYRLQLILGTTWRTTTASVILLSLPSLAAMMHAMKTLAPTRLPLAGAGAGLLAGAQGLVVYSLYCSEMAVPFWGIWYVLATITTAVIGAAIAPRYLRW; this is translated from the coding sequence ATGAAAACGCGAGATCTTGTCGCCTGGCTCGCAAGCGACGTCTCGCCCGTCGAGCGCAACGCGGTTCCGAAGCGGCTCGGCCGTGCGCTGATGCTCGGTCTCATCGGCGATACGGCATTGCTTATCGCACTGTATGGCGTTCGAAGCGATATGCCCGAGCTGATTCTCACGATGATGTTCTGGGTCCGCCTCGCCTTTCCGCTCGCGACCGTCGCCGCCGCCATGAAGCTCGCGGAACGGCTTGGCCGCCCGGGTGCGTCGCCTGGGTTCGCGTGGTTCGCCGCCGCGCTGCCTGTCGTCACGATGCTGCTCGTTACGGGCAGCATTCTTCTGGCTACGCCGCCGGGTTATCGCCTTCAACTGATACTCGGCACGACGTGGCGCACAACGACAGCGAGCGTGATCCTGCTCTCGCTGCCTTCGCTGGCGGCCATGATGCACGCGATGAAAACGCTCGCACCGACCCGTCTCCCACTCGCAGGCGCAGGCGCGGGACTGCTTGCTGGCGCGCAGGGGCTGGTTGTCTACTCGCTGTACTGCTCGGAGATGGCTGTGCCGTTCTGGGGTATCTGGTACGTTCTCGCGACGATCACAACGGCCGTTATCGGCGCTGCCATTGCGCCACGTTATCTGCGCTGGTGA
- a CDS encoding AraC family transcriptional regulator, which yields MFILPGQGAVELRHEDRRAGTWLSQDRFAVVPSGRAHQTRAGCATHTHVAVYVTGDALHKLDTGVGSLSEFHRRTRTPILVRRTAAIRALQELSQRNDMSSYGSAATRQALSSALLMQCIGEVITGKTELGTSPREHGMALVADIEAFVAHHADQEIPLDMLEERFGVSRRHITRLFRERTGVSIGEFQQRTRYDNACRLLAETDLPIGEVAFRVGFESGAALARAMRRVGGHSPSGLRAKMARSVKT from the coding sequence ATGTTCATCCTGCCTGGCCAGGGCGCCGTCGAGCTTCGCCACGAAGACCGGCGTGCGGGCACCTGGCTGTCTCAGGATCGCTTCGCGGTCGTACCGTCAGGGCGCGCCCATCAGACCCGCGCCGGATGCGCAACTCACACTCACGTGGCCGTCTATGTGACGGGCGACGCGCTGCACAAGCTCGATACCGGCGTCGGCTCGCTCAGCGAATTCCACCGGCGCACCCGCACGCCGATTCTCGTGCGAAGGACGGCCGCGATCCGCGCGCTGCAGGAGCTTTCGCAGCGCAACGACATGAGTAGCTATGGCAGCGCGGCAACCCGCCAGGCCTTGTCATCGGCCCTGCTGATGCAGTGTATCGGCGAGGTCATCACCGGGAAGACGGAACTGGGGACATCGCCGCGCGAACACGGCATGGCGCTGGTCGCCGACATCGAAGCCTTCGTAGCCCACCACGCCGACCAGGAGATTCCCCTCGACATGCTGGAAGAGCGTTTTGGCGTATCCCGGCGTCACATCACGCGTCTGTTCCGCGAACGCACCGGAGTCTCGATCGGCGAGTTCCAGCAGCGCACGCGTTACGACAATGCCTGCCGCCTGCTCGCTGAAACGGACCTGCCGATCGGCGAGGTGGCGTTCCGCGTCGGCTTCGAAAGCGGCGCCGCCCTCGCGCGTGCGATGCGCCGCGTCGGCGGCCACTCGCCTTCCGGTCTGCGAGCAAAGATGGCCCGTTCGGTCAAAACGTAG
- a CDS encoding DUF692 domain-containing protein, protein MPGLVGTSFKHEHLSAILANGLKDGFFEVHAENYMGAGGPPHRVLAAIRESYPLSLHGVCMSIGGQDALDVQHLARFRGLVDRYEPAFVSEHLAWSSHGGAFFNDLLPLPYTSDTLDRVCDHIDQVQDFIRHRILLENPSTYVAFGSSTMSEPDFIRTVAQRTGCGLLLDVNNVFVSAINHGYSAHAYLAEFPLEHVGEIHLAGHSEQYDDENALLLIDSHDRAVADPVWSLYGQVVSHIGPIPTLIEWDSNLPAWSELQAQALAARRIVTERALPPLEGARRAV, encoded by the coding sequence ATGCCCGGGCTCGTCGGTACCAGTTTCAAGCACGAGCATCTCTCCGCGATCCTCGCGAACGGGCTGAAGGACGGGTTCTTCGAAGTTCACGCCGAGAATTACATGGGCGCGGGTGGCCCGCCGCATCGAGTATTGGCGGCGATCCGCGAGTCGTACCCGCTCTCGCTTCACGGCGTGTGCATGTCGATTGGCGGCCAGGATGCGCTCGACGTTCAACACCTCGCCCGCTTTCGAGGCCTGGTGGATCGCTATGAGCCAGCGTTCGTCTCCGAGCATCTCGCGTGGTCGTCGCATGGAGGGGCATTCTTCAACGACTTGCTGCCCTTGCCGTACACGAGCGATACGCTCGACAGGGTGTGCGACCACATCGACCAGGTTCAGGATTTCATCCGGCATCGAATCCTGCTCGAAAACCCGTCCACGTATGTTGCGTTCGGATCGTCGACCATGAGCGAGCCTGATTTCATTCGCACGGTCGCGCAACGGACCGGGTGCGGTTTGCTGCTGGACGTCAACAACGTCTTTGTCTCTGCGATCAATCACGGCTATTCTGCCCACGCGTATCTTGCGGAGTTTCCACTCGAACACGTGGGAGAAATCCATCTCGCCGGCCATAGCGAGCAGTACGACGACGAAAACGCGCTACTGCTCATCGACAGTCATGACCGTGCCGTCGCCGATCCCGTCTGGAGCCTCTACGGGCAGGTCGTGTCACACATCGGGCCAATCCCGACGCTGATCGAATGGGACAGCAATCTGCCTGCGTGGTCCGAGTTGCAGGCGCAGGCTCTCGCGGCGCGGCGGATCGTCACGGAACGCGCGTTACCCCCACTGGAGGGCGCTCGCCGTGCAGTCTGA
- a CDS encoding DNA-binding domain-containing protein: MQSDRQHRDFAAAFASGLTNPAKAAPEDVIATAGKGVVNRYNVYRNNVTVSLIDALAAIYPAVQRITGVEFFRAMARFHVRTTPPISPLLFEYGRDFPLFIQSYEYARDMPWLADTARIERAWLDAYHAADAVSLRADTLAAIQPASLARVRFVPHAATRIVRSRYPAVAIFAMNRSDEPASPLRASDAEDALITRPEQDVVVSRLPPGGAAFLSALIEGVPLGAAAAAAFDETDSFDLPANLAAMISAGVFSGIQHGA, translated from the coding sequence GTGCAGTCTGATCGCCAACATCGCGACTTCGCCGCGGCGTTCGCGTCGGGTTTGACGAACCCGGCGAAGGCAGCACCTGAAGACGTCATTGCCACGGCCGGGAAAGGCGTGGTCAACCGATACAACGTCTATCGCAACAACGTCACAGTGAGCCTCATCGACGCGCTGGCGGCCATCTATCCCGCCGTTCAGCGCATCACGGGTGTTGAGTTCTTCCGCGCGATGGCGCGCTTTCACGTGCGCACCACGCCGCCCATATCGCCGCTGTTGTTCGAGTACGGGCGGGACTTCCCATTGTTCATCCAATCGTACGAGTACGCGCGCGACATGCCCTGGCTTGCCGATACGGCACGCATCGAACGTGCGTGGCTCGATGCGTATCACGCTGCCGACGCAGTCTCGCTGCGTGCCGACACGCTGGCGGCCATCCAGCCCGCGTCGTTGGCGCGGGTCCGTTTCGTACCGCACGCCGCCACGCGAATCGTCCGGTCTCGCTATCCGGCCGTTGCCATCTTCGCGATGAACCGTTCCGACGAACCCGCCTCGCCACTTCGGGCGAGCGATGCGGAAGACGCGCTCATTACGCGTCCCGAACAGGACGTAGTCGTGTCGCGCCTGCCGCCGGGCGGTGCGGCCTTCCTGAGCGCGCTCATCGAAGGCGTGCCGCTGGGTGCCGCAGCGGCGGCAGCCTTCGACGAAACCGATTCATTCGATCTGCCGGCCAATCTTGCGGCGATGATTTCAGCCGGCGTGTTTTCCGGCATTCAACATGGAGCGTAA